A window of the Anthonomus grandis grandis chromosome 9, icAntGran1.3, whole genome shotgun sequence genome harbors these coding sequences:
- the LOC126740689 gene encoding SCAN domain-containing protein 3-like gives MQSHPDREYKFIMVYQDHLTKFVQIRPLTSKRAEEVAKSLVDIFCIFGAPSILQSDNSREFANHVIEELCTMWSGLKIVHGKPRHTQSQGSVERANQDIQNMLMTWMDDENCTRWSEGLRFVQLMKNRAYHDGIKQASYAAMFGHDINVGLSTSAFPKKAIENLRTEEEFEKVVWEFGLGKQPQQEININQSMDSDPEPDNLQEDITEVGNMENGNNNYRENASNTETSENQSKCVELVPKEYTVKQTRRKKKFRKSSKKMKALFNSKFPPCSVGDTVRVKIPDRGRGDFRNLCSYELLMTVIEKIDDDLYKLANKRGTMKEMFSRNEFSVCSEKLIEMESVSPEKRNLRHLANEQSLLGGQGYKQCNCKTKCMTNKCKCKGIGNLCNSKCHSSLSCLNK, from the coding sequence ATGCAATCCCATCCGGATAgagaatacaaatttattatggTGTATCAGGACCACTTAACTAAGTTTGTTCAAATACGTCCATTAACGTCAAAAAGAGCTGAGGAAGTAGCTAAGAGCCTGGtagatatattttgtattttcggcGCCCCATCTATACTACAATCGGACAACAGCCGGGAGTTCGCCAACCATGTCATTGAAGAGTTATGTACGATGTGGAGTGGCCTTAAAATAGTCCATGGGAAACCACGTCACACTCAGTCACAGGGCAGCGTAGAAAGAGCAAATCAAGATATACAGAACATGCTTATGACGTGGATGGACGATGAAAACTGCACGCGATGGTCAGAAGGTCTAAGATTTGTTCAGTTAATGAAAAATAGAGCATACCATGACGGGATAAAACAAGCTTCTTATGCCGCCATGTTTGGGCATGATATTAATGTCGGCCTATCCACATCAGCTTTTCCAAAAAAGGCTATTGAAAATCTACGAACCGAAGAAGAGTTCGAGAAAGTGGTATGGGAATTTGGTTTAGGTAAACAGCctcaacaagaaataaatataaaccagtCTATGGATAGTGACCCAGAACCAGACAATTTGCAAGAAGATATTACTGAAGTTGGCAATATGGAAAATGGCAACAATAATTATCGAGAAAACGCTAGTAATACAGAAACTTCAGAAAATCAGAGCAAGTGTGTAGAGCTTGTACCAAAGGAATATACAGTCAAACAGACTAGACgcaaaaagaaatttagaaaatcaagcAAAAAGATGAAAGCTTTATTTAATTCAAAGTTTCCCCCATGTTCTGTTGGAGATACAGTGAGAGTAAAAATTCCAGATCGAGGAAGGGGTGATTTTAGAAACTTATGTTCTTATGAACTTCTTATGACAGTTATCGAGAAAATTGACGACGATTTGTATAAGCTAGCGAACAAGAGAGGAACTATGAAAGAAATGTTTTCCAGGAACGAATTTTCTGTGTGCAGTGAGAAGCTTATTGAGATGGAAAGTGTATCACCGGAAAAGAGAAATCTAAGACACCTTGCAAATGAACAGTCACTTTTAGGAGGTCAAGGTTATAAACAATGCAACTGTAAAACTAAATGCATGACcaataaatgtaaatgtaaagGTATTGGAAATCTTTGTAACTCGAAATGTCACAGCAGCTTGTCTTGTTTGAACAAATAG